One stretch of Dokdonia sp. Hel_I_53 DNA includes these proteins:
- the radA gene encoding DNA repair protein RadA, with the protein MAKTKTTFFCQNCGTQHAKWQGQCNACKQWNTIVEEVVQKADKKDWKSDAKKVSGITRTSKPLKIADISTTSEARMNTKNGELNRVLGGGLVPGSLTLLGGEPGIGKSTLLLQISLALPYKTLYVSGEESQQQIKMRAERINPNSDQCYILTETKTQNIFRHVEEIQPDIVIIDSIQTLHSDHIESTAGSISQIRETTSELIRFAKETATPVILIGHITKDGNIAGPKILEHMVDTVLQFEGDRNHVYRILRAHKNRFGSTNELGIYEMQGSGLREVSNPSEILISKNEEELSGTAIATTMEGMRPLMIEIQALVSTAVYGTPQRSSTGYNVKRLNMLLAVLEKRAGFKLGAKDVFLNVTGGISVDDPAIDLAVVAAVLSSNVDIPVDKSMCFAAEIGLAGEVRPVNRVEQRIVEAEKLGFTSIVISKYCKIPDTNYHITVIKVAKVHDVVRHLFG; encoded by the coding sequence ATGGCAAAAACTAAAACAACTTTCTTCTGTCAAAACTGCGGTACCCAACATGCAAAATGGCAAGGGCAATGTAATGCTTGTAAGCAATGGAATACCATTGTAGAAGAAGTTGTTCAAAAAGCTGATAAAAAAGACTGGAAATCTGATGCAAAAAAAGTTTCTGGGATTACACGCACCAGCAAACCTTTAAAAATTGCTGACATTTCAACAACTTCAGAGGCACGTATGAACACTAAGAATGGTGAACTTAATCGTGTTCTTGGTGGTGGCTTGGTACCCGGATCACTCACTTTACTTGGCGGTGAGCCTGGAATAGGGAAGAGTACACTTCTTCTTCAAATATCGCTAGCACTTCCCTATAAAACACTGTATGTGTCTGGTGAAGAAAGCCAACAGCAAATAAAAATGCGTGCAGAACGCATTAATCCTAATAGCGATCAGTGTTATATTCTTACGGAAACCAAGACACAAAATATTTTTCGTCATGTGGAAGAGATTCAACCTGATATAGTAATTATAGATTCCATACAAACGCTACATTCTGACCATATTGAAAGTACCGCTGGAAGTATTTCTCAAATACGAGAAACCACCTCTGAACTTATTCGCTTTGCAAAAGAAACTGCAACACCTGTTATCCTGATAGGCCATATTACAAAAGACGGGAATATTGCTGGGCCAAAAATTTTAGAACACATGGTAGACACCGTTCTTCAGTTTGAAGGTGATCGCAATCATGTATATCGCATCCTTCGTGCACATAAAAATAGATTTGGTAGCACAAACGAGTTAGGCATTTATGAAATGCAAGGCAGCGGTTTACGAGAAGTAAGCAACCCAAGTGAGATACTTATTTCAAAAAATGAAGAAGAATTAAGTGGTACTGCCATAGCGACCACTATGGAAGGAATGCGTCCACTTATGATAGAGATACAGGCTTTGGTAAGCACGGCAGTTTATGGTACACCACAACGTAGTTCTACGGGTTACAATGTAAAGCGACTTAATATGCTACTGGCTGTTCTTGAAAAAAGAGCTGGATTTAAATTAGGCGCAAAAGATGTTTTCCTGAACGTTACTGGAGGTATTTCTGTAGATGACCCTGCAATAGATCTTGCCGTAGTGGCAGCTGTGCTTTCAAGTAATGTAGATATACCCGTAGATAAGTCTATGTGTTTTGCTGCAGAAATTGGTCTAGCCGGCGAAGTGCGACCCGTAAATCGTGTCGAACAACGTATTGTAGAAGCAGAAAAATTAGGATTCACTAGTATTGTGATTTCAAAATATTGTAAAATTCCAGATACAAATTATCATATTACAGTAATTAAAGTAGCAAAAGTACACGATGTGGTGAGACATCTTTTTGGCTAA
- a CDS encoding peptidoglycan DD-metalloendopeptidase family protein — protein sequence MKNRFLYFVIIVFLCLSCNQVQQATDAITQPSAREVYARSFDKADSLYLKWNTAFAKAYKDTSKYPLEEIKLELPHTTVGQFSELNLQPLSYTFKLSQGEILIAEVSTEVDSNLVFLDLFEWENDSLIGQQILKSSQRDEKALKFEVKKTANYVLLLHPELEASSSFSLKIYSQPQYQFPVSNKGNKAVQSFWGDSRGGGKRSHKGIDIFASRGTPVIASTNGIVTSTGERGLGGKQVWIRDGFFGQSLYYAHLDSIIARSGQRVKIGDTLGLVVNTGNARTTPPHLHFGIYNRSGAVNPYPFVKHQQIPKINDSLNSSFGIIKNLANLRLQPNSKGLKIAQLNKNDSVQVVEKSSNWLRVSTQDSFNGYIYKTSIKLISSN from the coding sequence GTGAAAAACCGTTTCCTCTATTTTGTAATTATTGTTTTTTTGTGCCTAAGCTGCAATCAAGTACAGCAGGCGACAGATGCCATCACCCAGCCCTCGGCAAGAGAAGTGTATGCCCGATCTTTTGACAAAGCAGATAGTTTATATTTAAAATGGAATACCGCTTTCGCGAAAGCGTATAAAGACACCTCAAAATATCCTTTAGAAGAAATTAAACTAGAACTCCCACATACCACCGTTGGTCAATTTTCTGAATTAAATTTACAACCACTATCCTATACATTTAAATTATCGCAAGGAGAAATTCTAATTGCCGAAGTCTCAACAGAGGTGGATAGTAACCTTGTTTTTCTTGATTTATTTGAGTGGGAAAATGACAGTTTAATTGGTCAACAAATATTAAAGTCAAGTCAACGAGACGAAAAAGCTTTGAAATTTGAAGTAAAAAAAACAGCAAACTATGTTTTACTACTACATCCAGAGTTAGAAGCTTCCTCCTCTTTTTCTCTTAAAATATATAGTCAGCCTCAATATCAATTTCCGGTTAGTAATAAGGGAAATAAAGCAGTTCAAAGTTTTTGGGGTGACTCGCGAGGGGGAGGCAAACGCTCACACAAGGGTATAGACATTTTTGCCTCCCGCGGCACACCTGTAATCGCTAGTACAAATGGAATTGTAACCTCCACAGGAGAGAGAGGGTTAGGTGGGAAACAAGTATGGATAAGAGATGGCTTCTTTGGTCAATCCCTATATTATGCACATCTCGATAGCATTATCGCAAGGTCTGGGCAACGCGTAAAAATAGGAGATACTTTAGGACTCGTGGTTAATACTGGTAATGCAAGAACAACACCACCCCATCTACACTTTGGTATTTATAATCGTAGCGGTGCTGTAAATCCGTATCCTTTTGTGAAGCACCAACAGATACCCAAGATAAATGATTCTCTTAATTCCAGTTTTGGAATAATCAAAAACCTAGCAAACTTAAGACTTCAACCTAATTCAAAAGGCTTAAAAATAGCACAGCTTAACAAGAATGATTCTGTACAGGTGGTTGAAAAATCTTCAAACTGGCTTCGGGTCTCAACGCAAGATTCCTTTAATGGATATATCTATAAAACCTCTATAAAATTGATTTCAAGCAATTAA
- a CDS encoding flagellar motor protein MotB, whose product MKKIAILLLAGITLTSCVSRKSYTDLEAQFNRLRGDNRSLTDDLEEANRELEKLNNAYDKVSQDLRESTTKVEEMERDYASAKAQLEQLQSSYEALASNSSATIAENTRKNRELLTQLEAKQNDLTAKTNALEAERKRLEQLQRDLADRSARVDELEGVIAAKDAKMRNLKESISKALTDFEGKGLTVEQRDGKVYVSLENKLLFDSGSWTVGANGTRAVKQLGNVLAQNPEIAVLIEGHTDNVPYGGSGNLVGNWDLSAKRATAIVNILRMNSNIDPKNLTAAGRGEYAPVVPNDTAENKAKNRRIEVILTPKLDEVNALLNDID is encoded by the coding sequence ATGAAAAAAATAGCAATACTCTTACTAGCAGGAATTACACTAACCTCATGTGTATCTAGAAAAAGTTATACGGACCTTGAGGCTCAATTTAACCGACTTCGTGGTGATAATCGCTCACTCACAGATGATCTTGAAGAAGCAAACAGAGAACTAGAAAAACTTAACAATGCTTACGACAAGGTCTCACAAGATCTTCGCGAGTCTACTACTAAAGTAGAAGAGATGGAGCGTGATTACGCTTCCGCGAAAGCGCAACTTGAACAATTACAGAGTAGTTACGAGGCATTAGCATCAAATAGTAGTGCCACTATAGCAGAGAATACTAGAAAAAATCGTGAGTTACTTACACAACTAGAAGCAAAGCAAAACGATCTTACCGCAAAGACAAATGCACTAGAAGCTGAACGTAAAAGACTAGAACAACTACAAAGAGACTTAGCAGATCGATCTGCTCGCGTAGATGAACTAGAGGGAGTAATCGCTGCAAAGGATGCAAAAATGCGCAATCTTAAAGAATCTATCTCAAAGGCACTAACAGATTTTGAAGGCAAAGGACTTACGGTGGAGCAACGTGATGGTAAAGTATATGTATCTCTAGAAAATAAATTACTGTTTGACTCTGGTAGCTGGACTGTAGGTGCAAATGGTACTAGAGCGGTAAAACAATTAGGTAATGTGCTTGCACAAAACCCTGAAATTGCTGTACTTATAGAAGGACACACAGATAATGTGCCTTACGGAGGTAGTGGGAATTTAGTAGGTAACTGGGATCTTTCGGCAAAGCGTGCGACTGCTATCGTAAATATATTACGAATGAATAGTAATATTGACCCAAAGAATTTGACAGCAGCTGGCCGTGGAGAATATGCACCTGTAGTTCCAAATGATACTGCAGAAAATAAAGCTAAAAACCGAAGAATTGAGGTTATATTAACACCAAAGTTAGATGAAGTAAACGCTTTACTTAATGATATTGATTAG
- a CDS encoding aldo/keto reductase, whose protein sequence is MKYTNLPHTDIKVSKICLGSMTWGRQNTEEEGHAQMDFALDKGVNFIDTAEMYSVPFQEKTFGETERIIGTWLQKNNNRDQVILTSKITGPSPTFEPIRDNLGFSKKALDDALHGSLKRLQTDYIDLYQLHWPERNTNFFGQRGYTHNPDEQWKDNIAQILKTLEGYIKAGKIRHIGLSNESPFGVMRFMEEARKGAPKMITVQNPYSLLNRKDEVGLTEVLHRENVGHLPYSPLGFGQLTGKYLNGTPKNSRVDLFPNYNRYHNDNSFEATRRYQQIAKDFNLSLTQMALAFVTDRPFVTSNIIGATSLEQLEENIGSVEIALSDEVLKKIDEVHQAIPNPAP, encoded by the coding sequence ATGAAATATACAAATCTTCCTCATACGGATATTAAGGTTTCTAAGATTTGTCTCGGCTCTATGACTTGGGGCAGGCAAAACACAGAAGAAGAGGGCCATGCACAAATGGACTTTGCTCTTGATAAAGGAGTCAATTTTATAGACACTGCAGAGATGTATAGTGTCCCTTTTCAAGAGAAAACCTTTGGTGAGACAGAACGAATTATTGGAACTTGGCTACAGAAAAATAACAATCGAGATCAGGTTATTTTAACTTCAAAAATTACAGGACCTAGTCCTACATTTGAACCGATTAGGGATAACTTAGGTTTCTCTAAAAAGGCATTAGACGATGCACTGCACGGGAGTTTAAAAAGGTTACAGACGGATTATATTGATTTGTACCAGTTGCACTGGCCAGAGCGTAACACTAATTTTTTTGGACAAAGAGGATATACACACAATCCAGACGAGCAGTGGAAAGATAATATCGCCCAAATTCTAAAAACTCTAGAAGGGTACATTAAAGCTGGTAAAATTAGACATATTGGGCTTTCTAATGAATCGCCATTCGGCGTGATGCGTTTTATGGAAGAAGCTCGCAAGGGAGCTCCAAAAATGATTACCGTACAGAACCCTTATAGTTTATTAAATAGAAAAGATGAGGTAGGACTCACCGAAGTTTTACATAGGGAAAATGTAGGCCATTTGCCGTATTCTCCGCTAGGTTTTGGACAGCTTACGGGTAAATATTTAAATGGAACACCTAAAAATAGTCGCGTAGATTTGTTCCCTAATTACAATCGTTATCACAACGATAACTCATTTGAGGCAACCAGGCGTTATCAACAGATAGCCAAGGATTTTAACTTGAGTCTCACTCAAATGGCGCTGGCTTTTGTAACAGATAGACCTTTTGTGACCTCAAATATTATTGGAGCCACAAGTTTAGAACAACTCGAAGAGAATATAGGAAGTGTAGAGATCGCTTTATCAGATGAAGTTTTGAAGAAAATAGATGAGGTGCATCAGGCAATTCCTAATCCAGCACCATAG
- a CDS encoding acyl-CoA dehydrogenase family protein codes for MFSKIKQTISLLKDVDLTAIAKLSEKVDLSEVMTAVGGLDDRQLKGLMKMLKSQSKKGKKQIPEVDGDFYDLALQLTPEQRALQLKVRAFMEKEIEPIANDFWNRAEFPHHVIPKFAELNIAGLAYHGYGCAGETFLTEGIIAMELARVDVSLSTFFGVHSGLAMGSIYLCGSEEQKQHWLPKMQRMEKIGAFGLTEPDVGSGAAGGLGTTCKKEGDEWVLNGQKKWIGNATFADVIIIWARDVDSDQVKGFLVEKGAEGFSVEKMEDKMALRTVQNGLITLENCRITESNRLQNANSFKDTASVLKMTRAAVAWQAVGCARGAYENALAYTTKREQFGRPIASFQLIQNHLVEMLSNLTAMQTLCFRLSQLQDQELLTDEHASLAKVFCSMRTRDVVSRAREVMGGNGILLEHNVARFVADAEAIYSYEGTKEINTLIVGRAITGFSAFVS; via the coding sequence ATGTTCTCAAAAATAAAACAAACCATCTCCCTACTTAAAGATGTAGACTTAACAGCTATTGCAAAACTATCTGAAAAGGTAGATCTCTCTGAAGTAATGACAGCAGTAGGCGGTCTAGATGATCGCCAACTTAAAGGACTCATGAAAATGCTTAAAAGCCAGAGTAAAAAAGGGAAAAAGCAGATTCCAGAGGTAGATGGAGATTTTTATGATCTAGCCTTGCAACTTACTCCAGAACAAAGAGCGCTACAACTAAAGGTGCGTGCTTTCATGGAGAAGGAAATAGAACCTATTGCTAATGATTTTTGGAACAGAGCTGAGTTTCCACATCACGTGATTCCAAAATTTGCAGAACTAAATATTGCTGGGCTTGCCTATCACGGTTATGGCTGCGCAGGTGAAACTTTTCTTACAGAAGGTATTATCGCTATGGAACTTGCTCGTGTAGATGTGTCTTTATCTACATTCTTTGGCGTACATAGTGGTCTTGCAATGGGTTCTATCTACCTCTGTGGCAGTGAGGAACAAAAACAACACTGGTTACCAAAAATGCAGCGTATGGAAAAAATAGGTGCCTTTGGACTCACAGAGCCAGATGTAGGTTCTGGAGCAGCCGGTGGTTTAGGCACTACTTGTAAAAAAGAAGGAGATGAGTGGGTGCTTAATGGTCAAAAAAAGTGGATAGGCAATGCCACCTTTGCAGATGTGATAATCATCTGGGCACGTGATGTAGATAGCGATCAAGTAAAAGGATTTTTAGTAGAAAAAGGAGCTGAAGGGTTTTCTGTTGAAAAAATGGAAGATAAAATGGCCTTGAGAACCGTTCAAAACGGACTCATCACGCTAGAAAATTGCCGCATTACAGAAAGTAATCGCTTGCAAAATGCAAATTCTTTTAAAGACACAGCGTCTGTTCTAAAAATGACACGGGCTGCTGTTGCATGGCAAGCTGTAGGATGTGCGAGGGGTGCGTATGAAAATGCACTTGCGTACACCACAAAACGAGAACAATTTGGCAGACCCATTGCCTCATTCCAACTCATACAGAATCATCTCGTTGAGATGTTGTCTAACCTTACTGCAATGCAAACATTATGTTTTCGGCTTTCGCAATTACAAGATCAGGAGTTACTCACAGATGAGCATGCTTCACTTGCCAAAGTGTTCTGTTCTATGCGCACACGTGATGTCGTAAGTCGTGCTCGCGAAGTAATGGGTGGCAATGGTATCTTACTAGAGCACAACGTCGCAAGGTTTGTGGCAGATGCTGAGGCTATTTATTCTTATGAAGGGACTAAGGAAATTAACACTCTTATAGTGGGTAGAGCCATCACTGGATTTAGCGCTTTTGTGAGCTAA
- a CDS encoding exodeoxyribonuclease III — translation MKIISYNVNGIRAALRKGFAEWLQQANPDVVLLQETKATPDQVDVAVFENLGYEHYWFSAQKKGYSGVAILTKKTPKGVDYGTGIASMDFEGRNIRIDFDELSVMSLYLPSGTNIARLEHKLEYMDLFQDYVNELKQDKPNLVIGGDFNICHEAIDIHDPVRNKNTSGFLPVEREWIGNFIESGFTDSFRHLNKEPDNYTWWSYRANARANNKGWRIDYNMVSDPLQQYIDRAVILKDAKHSDHCPHTVELNFTK, via the coding sequence ATGAAGATTATCTCTTATAACGTTAATGGTATACGAGCCGCATTACGTAAGGGATTTGCAGAGTGGTTACAACAAGCAAATCCAGATGTGGTATTGTTACAAGAAACAAAAGCTACGCCAGACCAAGTAGATGTAGCAGTCTTTGAAAATTTAGGCTACGAGCACTACTGGTTTAGCGCTCAAAAAAAAGGGTATAGTGGTGTAGCGATTCTTACTAAAAAAACACCAAAAGGAGTTGATTATGGTACTGGAATAGCTTCCATGGATTTTGAAGGTCGTAATATTAGAATAGACTTTGACGAGTTATCTGTAATGAGTTTGTATTTACCTTCTGGAACTAATATTGCTCGGCTAGAGCATAAATTGGAGTACATGGATTTATTTCAAGATTATGTAAATGAGCTCAAACAAGATAAACCTAATCTAGTTATAGGCGGTGATTTTAATATTTGTCATGAGGCAATAGATATTCACGACCCAGTGCGTAATAAAAATACTAGTGGTTTTTTACCAGTAGAAAGAGAATGGATTGGTAATTTTATAGAAAGTGGATTTACAGATTCTTTTAGACATCTCAATAAGGAGCCAGATAATTATACGTGGTGGAGTTACCGAGCTAATGCTCGTGCAAATAATAAAGGCTGGCGCATAGATTATAATATGGTAAGTGACCCTTTACAGCAATATATTGATCGAGCGGTTATTTTAAAAGACGCAAAACACAGTGACCACTGCCCGCATACAGTTGAATTAAATTTTACAAAATAA